The sequence GGCCGTTACCGCTGGTGAGAATCCACCCGGTGGTGACATTGGCCAGGGCGATGCCCAGCAAGGCTATGCCGCGGGCGACGTCGGGGACGAGGAGGCGGGGCTTCGGCGGCTGATGTGGTTGGTGGGGCATGGCCCCGAAGCTACCAGAATCACAATGTTCTATTTATCCAAGGGCGCGCTCCGCCAGCGTCGGGCGGATCGGGCGGGCAAGCTGCGTCATGCGGCGGCGTCCGCGCAGCTCAATGGACTTCATGAGCGTCCAGCGTGCCTGCTCGGCCTCGTTGGCACCGCGCAGAGTGGCGGAGTTGGTGAGCACTTGGCCCGGGGTATCCTTGGCCAGTTCGGTCAGGCGCGCGGCCTCATTGACGGCGTCACCAATGACGGTGTATTCGAAGCGGTCAGCGCCACCAATGTGGCCGGCCACCACGTGGCCCGCGGCCACACCGATGCCCGCCTGCAGTTGCAGCCCGCGCAGTTCCTGACGCAGCTCGCGCGCGGCCTGGAGTGCCATGGAGTTAGCGTCATAGACGGTAAGCGGGGCACCGAAGACGGCTAGCGCGGCATCGCCCTGGAACTTGTTAATGATGCCCTTGTTGCGGTGCACCACCTCGACGACGTGCTCGAAGAACTTGTTGAGCTCTTCGACGACTTCCTCCGGGGTGTGGTTGACGGCAAAGGTGGTGGAGCCGATGACGTCGATAAACAGCACGGCCACCTTGCGATCCTCACCGCCCAGTTCCGGGCGTTCTTCCAGGGCGCGTTGCGCCACTTCGGTACCGACATAGCGGCCGAAGATATCGCGCACGCGCTGGCGCTCGCGCAGACCACGCATCATCTCGTTAAAACCGGCCTGCAGCACGCCGAGCTCGGAGCCATCGTAGATATCCACCTGGACATCCGTTTCTCCACGACGCACACGGTTGATGGCATCCTGCAGTTCGATGATGGGGTCTACCACGCTCATCATGGCGAACATGGTGCCGATGAGTCCGGTTCCCAGGGCCGTAATGCTCAGAGCGATGATGGCGGGGATGACATCGGAGGTATCGTTAGTGAACATCCCCATCTTCTGGCCCACGTGGACCAAAACGATGCCGATGAGTGGGATTCCGGAGGTCATCACCCACGTGGAGATCAGGCGGTATTTAATCGGCGGTTCCAACGTGGAATCCTCGAAGCGCCGCGCCACGGCCAGTGCCGCTACGGGCCGCACAAGGCGTTCGGCCTGCAGATAGGTGAGCAACACCACGAGCGCACCGGCCAACGTGGAGGACACACCTACCACGATTCCCAGGCGTGCCGACTGTTGGCTGGCGAGGACTACGGCCAATAGGATGCCGAGCAGCCACACCATGGCGGCCACCCCGGCCTGGTAGATGGGGATGCGCAGAACGAGGTTGCGCACCATGTTGGGGTCGTGGGCGTCAGGGTCGCGCTGCCAGTCCAACACCGGCCGGAAGATACGCAGTGTCACCGCAATGCCGATGATGACGGCGAAGAGGACGAACAGTGATCCGTAAGTCCACAGGTGCGGTGTATCGGAGATGAACTCCGAAATCTCCGGCATGGGGAGGAAGAAGACCACGAAGGTCATGATCGCGATGGCACCGATGATGTTGGAGCTCAAGACAAGCGCGGCGTACATCGGCCATTGGGTGCCCCACAACCACCGGGCGCCACGCATCAGTCTGTTCATGATTAACAACTCTAGTTATCCCAGTAGGCTAGGGCGAGTGAACACCTCCAGCGTTGCCGAAAGGCTTGCCGACGCCCCTTCCGTCGCCCGCACCATCCTCAGTGCTGCCCGCGCAGCGCGGGGCGAAGGCGACCCGCGCGCAATGAGCCATTCCTGGTTGTTCACCGGACCTCCCGGGGCTGGCCGTTCCCTGGCCGCGCAGTGCTTTGCCGCCGCCCTCATGTGCACTTCGGCCGATGAGAATGGCGATCCCGGCTGCGGGCGCTGCCCGTCCTGCCAGAGTGTTCTTGGTAGTCATGAGCACACAGACTTGGTCTACGTGGACCCGAAGGAACAGTTCATTACCGTGGGCGAGGCCCGTGAGGTTATCGGGCGCGCGGCAAGCCTGCCCAGTGTGGCGCCGTGGCGCGTGGTCATCTTTAACAAAGCCGACCGCCTGCGCAACGAGGCTGCCAATGCGTTGCTTAAGACCGTGGAGGAGCCGCCGGAGCGCACCGTCATCATCATGGTGGCGCCCTCGGAGGATCCGGAGGATTTCTCGGTGACGCTGCGCTCGCGCTGCCGCCACCTTTATATCCCGGCGCCGAGCGTGGAGGGCGTCGTCAAGCAGCTCGTCGCCGAGGGGGCTAGTGAAGATGATGCCCGCCTGGCTGCCGTGACCACCTTGCGGCATGTGGGCCGCGCGCGGCACCTTGTGCAGGATCCGGCCGCACAAAAGCGCCGCGCCATGGCCATCAACCTGGCCGAGGATGTCTTCCACGGTTCCGTCGCCTTTCAGTCTGTCACTGCGCTGCTGAAGTTCATTGAGAAGGACGCCAAGGACTCCCATGCGGAAGCTGAGGAGGCGGAGCGCTCCAAGATTGAGCAGTCCTTCGGCATCGGTGCCAAGGGCAAGGGAGCAAGCAAGGCGCAGCGCGACGCCCGCAGTGCCCTGAAAGACCTGGAGGAACTCCATAAGAAGCGCGCTAAGCGACGCATCGCCGACGGCCTCGATATCGCCTTGGTGGATCTCGCCGGTATTTACCGCGATGCGCTCATGCTCAAGGTTGGTGCTGAGGTGGAGATGACCCACCCAGACTTCGCGGGCCTGGCCGGTGAACTTTCCCAGCGGGTGAGCGAGGACGGCCTGCTGGCCGCCCAATCCGCTATCCGCACCTGCCGCGAGCAGCTGCCGCAGAATGTCACCCCGCAGGTGGCTTTCGACGGCATGGTGGGCCGCCTGCGCCTAGCCTGCGGTGCGCGCTAACCAGCACGTGTGCTGCGCGTGCGGCGCAGTAAGTAGCCCGATTTCTTTCTTAGCCGTGAGCTAAGCTAAACTCTCACGCGGTGCATAAACATGTTGTGCCGTGCCGCCTTAGCTCAGTCGGTAGAGCATCTCACTCGTAATGAGAAGGTCGCGAGTTCGATTCTCGCAGGCGGCTCCATCTAAACCCCCGGCCACTCACTCATGCGTGGCCGGGGGTTAGTCATTTCTTGTTGGCGCGCTCAGCTTCCTGTCTAAAGAACAGGTCATGCCGCCGGTGGGCCTAATCCCGTGGGTTAGAGAGAATTAACGAAAATCGAGTCGTTGAGGGTGCATCTCACGAATGCCGCCAAACTGCTACAACTTCGCCACTAGACCACGACGATGTAGTCGTTCTAAGCAGAGGTGACTCAACGGTCTTCCAGTATCAATACCACCCCTTGGAATCTTGGGTGAGGATATTTTTGGACTTGCTCAGAATTTACTGCTACAGGCTCAACCCGCCATAGATTGATGCACCAATAAAATTTGCAAGGCCAACGCCTAACGACGAAGCCATAGAAAAGATGGCAACTATATACGACCGATCTTTGTCATCTCCTTTTTCATATTGCAGTTGCCAGGCCATTATTGTTGCCAAGGTTTGAGCCGTGTGATTCAAACAAAAAACACCAATCAAAATGATCGATAAAGCAATGGTCGAGAGCTCTAAAAATGTACTGCCAATAAGGAGGGCTCCACCACAAACTCCTAATGTACTAGCTGAAATCAACAACATTAAGGTCGAAGGGCTCTGCCCTTTGCTGAAACGAGGATTCTTTTGAATTGCATAGTTAATTGCAATTTCAATAAGTAAAGAGAGGGGTAATAGCCAACTAAATGCGCTACCTTTAGCTGCCAGTATGTACGGGATTAGGGTCGAACCAGTTGCGATAACTGCGCAGGTTACAACAACTTTGAACCAAGACGTCCATACCTCCGTTCCCAGGGAAATCCGAAAGCCTATGGACTTTCGCCTCTCGACCCAGGTTGTCCGTCTTTTGTGAAGCTCTTGAGTTGAGAGGCTGCATGCTAAATACCCAAGAACCCCAATCCATGAAGCTGCAGCTCGAATCGAAATATCTAGATAAAGGACACAAGGCACCGCGGCAGTCCCGAAGAGCACCACATTTAATGTTGCAGTTCGCAGCGAAACTTTGAAGCCTATTAACTCTTCTTTTCGCAAAAAGCGGGGAGGAAGGGCGCCTCTCAATGGAGAAACGAACCGCCCAAGCATAAAGACCCCGATTAAGGCTCCAAGCAACCAAATCGACTCAGGCACTACGCCAAGAGCAACGTAAGCAAGTACCTGCAAAATCTGAACGATAGTGAGCGCAGTAGTTTCGCCGACGACGTCTCCGATTCGTGCGAGCGGAAGGGAAAACACTGTTCCAATTACGATACCAATGCTTACTGCATGCAATGCATCTTCACTGTTGATGCCAGATTGGACAGTTAGGTAGCCGACGGATGCCGCTAAAAAAGAAGTGACGAACGCATCGACAAGAACGTTGACCCTTATCGCAGTTGCAGGGGTTCGTAGAAAATTTAAAAACATCTCAGGAATCCCCCGATAGTAGATCTAGAAAATGTGAGCAGAAAAGTGGGCCATGAGAATAGCTCCAGTTGATTGGTGGGGCAGGTGGGCTAAATAGTCTCAACTTTACCGTTGCAGGATGGGGGAAGTTTCGTTCCGTGATGGGCCGGTTGCTCTTGCTACAGTGTGGCCAAAAGCTAAGGCGACTGGCGAAGTAGATTTGCTGCAGAATCGGCTGCTATTGAGGGTCGTTCTCTTGGTTCTTAAAGGTACCGTGCACCGTGGCTTTCAGGGTTGGGCCTGCAGTGAGGATAGAGGTGCCAAGCCCGGATACGACAAGTGCTGCAGCTGGGCCGATGGCACTTACAACAGGTGCCCCGATGATGTATCCGATAAGCATTGCGGAGCTGTTAATTGAACCCATCGTAGAAAGGGCTTTGGGTTTCACTTCATCGCGTACGGATCCGACAACGACTATTCGTAGTGCGGCCACCTGAGCGGCATTACAGACTCCACCAAGGAGGAAGCATGGAATGCAGAGCCAAAGTGAGGGAAATAATCCAGGTAAAGCTATGAAGCATCCCATAGCGAAGCCTGCCCCGGTCAGGACCTTCTCGGCGTTTTGTGAGTGAAGGCGAGCTGAAAGTCGTGCGCCAAAGATGCGGCCCACGATAAATGCTTGGGCAATGATGGCATATAACGTACCGCTCACGTGGAGCGTCTTTATCGCATAGAAGACAAGCGAAACGTTGAAAATTGAGGTGCAGATAATTGCTCCCCAAATGCTGGTTAACGCGGACCGAGCACTCCTATCCTTCAGTAAAAGAGAAGGAGCTTCGAGGACCTTTTGGAGAAAACTCGGTGAAGATTCTTGGGTTTCTGGATGAAGTAGTGCTTTCTCGGGTGGGGATTTATAAAAGCTATAAAAAGCCATCAGTGAGAGCCCAACGGCGCAAGCTTCAACGAAGAGCGCTGTCTGCAGGTTTCTTTGGTCCAGTAGTAATCCGCCTAGAGGCGGTCCAAGGAATCCGCCGCCAAGGCGGGCTGTATCCAAGAGGGAGAAGGCTTTCGCCTGC is a genomic window of Corynebacterium singulare containing:
- a CDS encoding MFS transporter → MTSLSISLHFAELNKGELLVASIFISGICAQVFAVPLLTPLFNKFNSYQIAFAALFLDLLGLLSMAAYPEPLVLILGNLFTACLSGLSIPSIFVIADSQVSEGQQAKAFSLLDTARLGGGFLGPPLGGLLLDQRNLQTALFVEACAVGLSLMAFYSFYKSPPEKALLHPETQESSPSFLQKVLEAPSLLLKDRSARSALTSIWGAIICTSIFNVSLVFYAIKTLHVSGTLYAIIAQAFIVGRIFGARLSARLHSQNAEKVLTGAGFAMGCFIALPGLFPSLWLCIPCFLLGGVCNAAQVAALRIVVVGSVRDEVKPKALSTMGSINSSAMLIGYIIGAPVVSAIGPAAALVVSGLGTSILTAGPTLKATVHGTFKNQENDPQ
- a CDS encoding DNA polymerase III subunit delta' yields the protein MINNSSYPSRLGRVNTSSVAERLADAPSVARTILSAARAARGEGDPRAMSHSWLFTGPPGAGRSLAAQCFAAALMCTSADENGDPGCGRCPSCQSVLGSHEHTDLVYVDPKEQFITVGEAREVIGRAASLPSVAPWRVVIFNKADRLRNEAANALLKTVEEPPERTVIIMVAPSEDPEDFSVTLRSRCRHLYIPAPSVEGVVKQLVAEGASEDDARLAAVTTLRHVGRARHLVQDPAAQKRRAMAINLAEDVFHGSVAFQSVTALLKFIEKDAKDSHAEAEEAERSKIEQSFGIGAKGKGASKAQRDARSALKDLEELHKKRAKRRIADGLDIALVDLAGIYRDALMLKVGAEVEMTHPDFAGLAGELSQRVSEDGLLAAQSAIRTCREQLPQNVTPQVAFDGMVGRLRLACGAR
- a CDS encoding adenylate/guanylate cyclase domain-containing protein, which encodes MNRLMRGARWLWGTQWPMYAALVLSSNIIGAIAIMTFVVFFLPMPEISEFISDTPHLWTYGSLFVLFAVIIGIAVTLRIFRPVLDWQRDPDAHDPNMVRNLVLRIPIYQAGVAAMVWLLGILLAVVLASQQSARLGIVVGVSSTLAGALVVLLTYLQAERLVRPVAALAVARRFEDSTLEPPIKYRLISTWVMTSGIPLIGIVLVHVGQKMGMFTNDTSDVIPAIIALSITALGTGLIGTMFAMMSVVDPIIELQDAINRVRRGETDVQVDIYDGSELGVLQAGFNEMMRGLRERQRVRDIFGRYVGTEVAQRALEERPELGGEDRKVAVLFIDVIGSTTFAVNHTPEEVVEELNKFFEHVVEVVHRNKGIINKFQGDAALAVFGAPLTVYDANSMALQAARELRQELRGLQLQAGIGVAAGHVVAGHIGGADRFEYTVIGDAVNEAARLTELAKDTPGQVLTNSATLRGANEAEQARWTLMKSIELRGRRRMTQLARPIRPTLAERALG